A genomic region of Zalophus californianus isolate mZalCal1 chromosome 11, mZalCal1.pri.v2, whole genome shotgun sequence contains the following coding sequences:
- the LOC113914583 gene encoding L-lactate dehydrogenase A chain yields MATLKDQLIQNLLKEEHTPQNKITVVGVGAVGMACAISILMKDLADELALVDVMEDKLKGEMMDLQHGSLFLRTPKIVSGKDYNVTANSKLVIITAGARQQEGESRLNLVQRNVNIFKFIIPNIVKYSPNCKLLVVSNPVDILTYVAWKISGFPKNRVIGSGCNLDSARFRYLMGERLGVHALSCHGWVLGEHGDSSVPVWSGVNIAGVSLKNLHPDLGTDADKEQWKEVHKQVVDSAYEVIKLKGYTSWAIGLSVADLAESIMKNLRRVHPISTMIKGLYGIKDDVFLSVPCILGQNGISDVVKVTLTSEEEARLKKSADTLWGIQKELQF; encoded by the exons ATGGCAACTCTCAAAGATCAGCTGATTCAGAATCTTCTTAAGGAAGAACATACCCCCCAGAATAAGATCACAGTTGTTGGGGTTGGTGCTGTTGGCATGGCTTGTGCCATCAGTATCTTAATGAAG gaCTTGGCAGATGAACTTGCTCTTGTTGATGTCATGGAAGACAAACTCAAGGGAGAGATGATGGATCTCCAGCACGGCAGCCTTTTCCTTAGAACACCAAAAATTGTCTCTGGCAAAG ATTATAATGTGACTGCAAACTCCAAGCTGGTTATTATCACAGCTGGGGCACGTCAACAAGAGGGAGAAAGCCGTCTTAATTTGGTCCAGCGtaatgtgaacatttttaagTTCATCATTCCTAATATCGTAAAATATAGCCCAAACTGCAAGTTGCTTGTCGTTTCCAATCCAG TGGATATCTTGACCTATGTGGCTTGGAAGATAAGTGGCTTTCCCAAAAACCGTGTTATTGGAAGTGGTTGCAATCTGGATTCAGCCCGGTTCCGTTACCTAATGGGGGAAAGACTGGGAGTTCACGCATTAAGCTGTCACGGGTGGGTCCTTGGGGAGCATGGAGACTCCAGTG TGCCTGTATGGAGTGGAGTGAACATTGCTGGTGTCTCTCTGAAGAATCTGCACCCTGACTTAGGCACTGATGCAGATAAGGAACAGTGGAAAGAGGTTCACAAACAGGTGGTTGACAG TGCCTATGAGGTGATCAAACTGAAAGGCTACACCTCCTGGGCCATTGGACTGTCTGTGGCAGATCTGGCCGAAAGTATAATGAAGAATCTTAGGCGGGTGCATCCAATTTCCACCATGATTAAG GGTCTCTATGGAATTAAAGATGATGTCTTCCTTAGTGTCCCTTGCATCTTGGGACAGAATGGAATTTCAGATGTTGTGAAGGTGACTCTGACTTCTGAGGAGGAGGCCCGTTTGAAGAAGAGTGCAGATACACTTTGGGGGATCCAAAAGGAGCtgcagttttaa